In the genome of Cercospora beticola chromosome 2, complete sequence, one region contains:
- a CDS encoding uncharacterized protein (CAZy:GH115), which produces MMGRYRFLSLTAFLATSQAIWQEATINFEGHGLELAAPGSSPQIQCADNDSPGVLKACNDLAADFGRVTGSNGGLRLVAGDEAGRSNTSLILAVNNKTSFELESASATGATVIAGTIGHSHVIDDLVQRGVIDVSEIQDDWESYISVLVDNPIDDVAQALVIAGSDRRGTIFGIYSISEQIGVSPWHFWADAPGQKHDQIYASNVSVTQGPPSVKYRGIFINDEAPGLTGWIMDNFPPGEYGPGFNAEFYSTVFELLLRLRANYLWPAMWNSMFNVDDPRTQPLANDYGIVMGTSHTEPMTRATKEWTEFGEGEWFWGTNNASIYEFFVDGIERSQNYDNVVTVGMRGYHDTPISDDIQTELLEAVVAAQTEILERFHGDASTVPQLWCLYKEVQGYYEQGMQVPDYITLLWAEDNYGNIRRLPVGNETARSGGAGVYYHFDYVGDPRNYKWISTTKLTKTWEQMRLAYERQAREIWVVNVGDLKPVELPISHFLDMAYDISRFDKDSTPAYLQQWAAREFGQDVAAETAEVMYAYGKLSSRRKFELVDPSTYSILDYSEADRVLEEWRDAQRQAQAIYDSLSDDAKPAFFELVYHPVTAGANYHDIMISAALNNLYADQGRNSANDIADRVRELFTKDQQLTKQYHELLDGKWNHMMDQTHIGYSYWQQPMRQVLPPLRYVASMERSLVGDMKVAIQGSNASVPGDDRWHSLGSNALTMNPYNRYGQAQWIDIFQVGTLPFEWSISANATWLNFSQSSGSLAPEDPDVRVWVNVDWENVPDEVHHLVQVNISRSEDNSTQYLQQALYGAQFNMPQLWLNINNTRIPDDFTNGFVESDSVLSIQLEHWSEIVNSSDAVTYEVIPSLTKTGSGVTLSNVTANSQDVAAGPALRYNLYTFTEGINSTNITILTTPSLNTNPTRPLRYAVQLDDEEVQTVQPVVDQPNGQNPKGWLQAVADMAWKNTLTFAYSGPGEHTLTIWALEPALVLGSAWVDLGGLKPSYLGPPESFRVA; this is translated from the exons GGGCGGTATCGATTCCTGTCGTTGACGGCGTTTCTGGCCACTTCTCAGGCCATCTGGCAGGAGGCCACGATCAATTTCGAAGGGCACGGCTTGGAATTGGCTGCTCCGGGCTCTTCTCCTCAAATTCAATGTGCTGATAACGACTCTCCAGGCGTGCTGAAGGCTTGCAATGACCTTGCCGCAGACTTTGGTCGCGTAACAGGAAGCAATGGTGGCTTACGTTTGGTCGCCGGAGACGAAGCAGGTCGATCCAACACAAGTTTGATCCTGGCTGTCAACAACAAGACTTCATTCGAGCTTGAAAGCGCGTCTGCTACTGGTGCAACGGTCATTGCAGGCACAATTGGCCACTCTCACGTCATCGACGACTTGGTTCAGCGAGGTGTCATCGATGTCAGTGAGATACAGGATGACTGGGAGTCGTACATTTCAGTTCTCGTGGACAACCCAATCGACGATGTAGCGCAGGCTTTGGTCATCGCAG GTTCTGATAGGCGTGGCACCATCTTTGGTATCTACAGCATCTCCGAACAAATTGGTGTCTCGCCTTGGCACTTTTGGGCAGATGCCCCTGGCCAGAAGCATGATCAAATCTACGCGAGCAACGTCTCCGTGACCCAAGGACCGCCGTCTGTCAAGTATCGAGGTATCTTCATCAATGATGAGGCCCCAGGCCTCACTGGCTGGATCATGGATAATTTCCCACCGGGCGAGTATGGACCCGGCTTCAACGCTGAATTCTACTCAACCGTtttcgagctgctgctccgACTACGAGCAAACTACCTGTGGCCAGCCATGTGGAACAGCATGTTTAATGTCGACGATCCGAGGACCCAGCCACTTGCCAACGACTATGGCATCGTCATGGGTACTTCACACACTGAACCGATGACCAGGGCAACAAAAGAGTGGACCGAGTTCGGCGAGGGCGAGTGGTTCTGGGGTACCAATAACGCCTCCATATACGAGTTCTTCGTCGACGGCATAGAGCGAAGCCAGAACTACGACAATGTAGTCACTGTCGGCATGCGAGGGTATCACGACACTCCCATCAGCGATGACATCCAGACCGAGCTACTCGAggctgtcgttgctgctcaGACTGAGATTCTGGAAAGGTTCCATGGCGACGCGTCAACAGTGCCTCAATTGTGGTGTCTTTACAAGGAAGTTCAGGGCTACTATGAACAAGGAATGCAGGTCCCAGATTATATCACACTGCTCTGGGCTGAGGACAACTATGGAAATATCAGGCGTCTCCCTGTTGGAAATGAGACGGCACGCAGTGGAGGAGCTGGCGTGTACTATCACTTTGACTACGTCGGCGATCCCCGAAACTACAAGTGGATCAGCACGACCAAGTTGACCAAGACTTGGGAGCAGATGAGGCTCGCATATGAGAGGCAGGCGCGAGAAATCTG GGTTGTCAATGTTGGAGATCTCAAGCCTGTGGAACTACCTATCAGCCACTTTCTCGACATGGCATACGATATCTCACGATTCGACAAGGACAGTACACCAGCATACCTGCAACAATGGGCAGCTCGTGAGTTCGGACAAGATGTGGCTGCAGAAACTGCCGAGGTGATGTACGCCTACGGGAAGCTATCGAGCCGCCGCAAATTCGAACTGGTGGATCCTAGCACATATAGCATCCTCGACTACAGCGAGGCAGATCGCGTCCTCGAAGAGTGGCGTGACGCTCAACGCCAGGCTCAAGCCATCTATGACAGTTTATCAGATGATGCGAAGCCGGCATTCTTCGAACTGGTCTACCATCCAGTCACGGCCGGAGCCAACTACCACGACATCATGATTTCTGCCGCCCTCAACAATTTGTACGCAGATCAGGGCCGCAACAGCGCGAACGACATTGCAGATCGTGTTCGAGAGCTTTTCACGAAGGATCAGCAATTAACAAAGCAATATCACGAATTGCTCGACGGCAAATGGAATCACATGATGGACCAAACGCATATCGGCTATTCCTACTGGCAGCAGCCTATGAGACAGGTACTCCCACCATTGAGATACGTGGCCAGTATGGAGCGCTCGCTTGTCGGCGACATGAAGGTTGCCATTCAAGGATCAAATGCCTCAGTCCCTGGGGATGATCGCTGGCACAGCCTAGGTTCGAATGCGCTGACCATGAATCCTTACAATCGCTACGGCCAAGCACAATGGATCGACATCTTCCAGGTTGGCACGCTACCATTTGAGTGGTCCATAAGTGCCAATGCGACCTGGCTAAACTTCTCGCAGAGCTCTGGCTCTCTGGCTCCTGAGGATCCAGATGTCCGTGTTTGGGTCAATGTCGACTGGGAGAACGTCCCTGATGAGGTGCATCACCTTGTTCAGGTCAACATCTCCAGATCGGAGGACAATTCCACACAATACCTTCAGCAAGCTCTGTACGGCGCGCAGTTCAACATGCCTCAGCTATGGCTCAACATTAACAATACTCGAATTCCAGATGATTTCACGAACGGCTTCGTAGAGAGTGACTCGGTCTTGTCGATCCAGCTGGAGCACTGGAGCGAGATTGTCAACAGTTCCGATGCCGTCACATACGAAGTCATCCCTAGCCTCACAAAGACAGGCAGCGGTGTTACGCTGTCGAACGTCACGGCCAACTCGCAGGACGTTGCTGCTGGCCCTGCTCTGCGATACAATCTCTACACTTTCACTGAAGGCATCAACAGCACCAATATCACGATACTCACTACGCCTTCTCTCAACACGAATCCAACACGGCCGCTTCGATACGCCGTCCAGCTTGACGACGAAGAGGTCCAAACTGTCCAGCCTGTAGTCGATCAGCCCAATGGTCAGAACCCGAAAGGCTGGTTGCAAGCTGTTGCGGATATGGCATGGAAGAACACTTTGACATTCGCATATTCGGGTCCCGGAGAACATACGCTGACGATCTGGGCACTGGAGCCAGCGTTAGTTCTAGGAAGTGCTTGGGTGGATCTTGGTGGCTTGAAGCCGAGCTATTTGGGCCCGCCAGAAAGCTTCAGAGTTGCTTGA